The following are encoded together in the Pedobacter sp. D749 genome:
- a CDS encoding PepSY domain-containing protein: MKSEQNPKKLSWAKHQKRWFGKWHLYIGIIAGAIVAFIGITGSILVFQDEIDRALNPDLFEVIAQKQKLPVEEILPLIKKNYPKLKIDYLMLNNFKNPNEAYSVINLKSNEETFINPYTGKIGGKRIHTSSFIHVVTELHRTLLIPVAGRYICGLASLCLLILTISGLRLWIPKKWKQLKSVLTVRFSGSFKRQNYDWHNSLGFYSSPIVAILSLTGFSITFSTLVIPLLFLLSGKSPQGVAQLLGAKSAWHAEATSLPLTAIVHAAKEKMPNAYIGGIAFPADKMGAYRLDMMSGNLPRVGKREMLIVDQYTGKTLLNSRKDFPNVGNAYLSWLTPIHYGSFGGRPTQIIALIAGLMPLALFITGFIIWWPRYRKQKRGKKHKTNEANLEEGLETQIIEKELKPAKVKMPLPKLGSYFLIQFKSGLKYAMIILLISFIMGALYGLPSGIIIQPAILVVAFSCVMVCLNFICALLSEIFNILFLLPFKKGSHKLTRYFALSTAFLVCYLAVYMVLLNTGLEVF, translated from the coding sequence ATGAAATCAGAACAGAATCCTAAAAAACTAAGCTGGGCAAAACACCAAAAGAGGTGGTTTGGTAAATGGCATCTTTATATTGGCATTATTGCCGGGGCAATTGTTGCTTTTATAGGCATTACAGGAAGCATACTTGTTTTTCAGGACGAGATTGACCGGGCTTTGAATCCAGATCTGTTTGAGGTGATTGCGCAAAAGCAAAAACTGCCCGTGGAAGAGATTTTGCCACTCATAAAAAAGAACTATCCTAAGCTAAAAATAGATTACCTGATGCTAAATAACTTCAAGAACCCCAATGAAGCTTATAGCGTAATCAATTTAAAAAGTAATGAAGAAACTTTTATTAATCCCTATACCGGAAAAATAGGTGGTAAAAGAATACATACCAGTTCTTTCATCCATGTGGTTACCGAACTGCACCGGACTCTGCTGATTCCGGTTGCCGGACGATATATCTGCGGACTGGCTTCCCTTTGCCTTTTAATCCTGACCATCTCTGGTCTGCGTTTATGGATTCCAAAGAAATGGAAACAATTAAAATCGGTACTTACGGTAAGGTTTAGCGGATCATTTAAACGCCAAAACTATGATTGGCACAATTCACTGGGTTTTTACTCCTCACCTATTGTAGCAATATTGAGCCTTACTGGTTTCTCAATCACTTTTTCTACGCTTGTTATTCCGCTGTTATTTTTGCTTAGCGGAAAATCGCCGCAGGGTGTTGCCCAACTCCTGGGTGCTAAATCAGCATGGCACGCAGAAGCTACTTCATTGCCACTTACAGCTATTGTTCATGCAGCCAAGGAAAAAATGCCTAATGCTTACATTGGTGGTATTGCCTTCCCTGCAGATAAAATGGGTGCATATCGCCTCGACATGATGAGTGGAAATCTTCCGAGGGTTGGAAAACGGGAAATGTTGATTGTAGATCAATACACAGGCAAAACATTGTTAAACAGCCGTAAGGATTTCCCCAATGTCGGTAATGCTTACCTCAGCTGGTTAACACCTATCCACTACGGAAGCTTCGGTGGCAGGCCTACACAAATTATCGCCCTTATTGCCGGCCTAATGCCACTTGCGCTTTTTATTACAGGTTTTATAATCTGGTGGCCACGTTACAGGAAACAAAAGAGAGGCAAAAAGCATAAAACAAATGAAGCCAATTTAGAAGAGGGATTGGAAACACAGATAATTGAAAAAGAATTAAAACCAGCGAAAGTTAAAATGCCCCTCCCTAAATTGGGTAGCTATTTCCTGATCCAGTTTAAATCAGGATTAAAATATGCCATGATTATCCTATTAATCAGTTTTATTATGGGGGCACTCTATGGCCTTCCTTCGGGAATCATTATTCAGCCGGCCATTTTAGTTGTGGCGTTTAGCTGTGTGATGGTCTGTTTAAATTTCATCTGCGCCTTGTTATCTGAAATATTCAATATCCTGTTTTTACTCCCATTTAAAAAAGGCAGCCATAAGTTAACACGATATTTTGCATTATCAACGGCATTTTTGGTATGTTATTTAGCTGTTTATATGGTGCTGCTTAATACGGGATTAGAAGTTTTTTAG
- the mraZ gene encoding division/cell wall cluster transcriptional repressor MraZ — protein MTQLLGEFDCKLDAKGRLMVPAALKKQLPESEKEGLIINRGFEKNLVIYPKKVWDAIVTDLSKLNIYEKNNREFIRSFTRGATELSLDAAGRVLLPKSLVDYAGIGSDLVLACQLDRIEVWDKKSYEDIFDDVPENFANLAEQVMGGKKGGVDVE, from the coding sequence ATGACCCAACTTTTAGGAGAATTCGATTGTAAACTTGACGCAAAGGGCCGCCTTATGGTACCTGCTGCGCTTAAGAAACAATTGCCTGAATCTGAGAAAGAAGGGTTGATCATTAACCGAGGTTTTGAGAAAAACCTGGTAATCTATCCAAAGAAAGTTTGGGATGCCATCGTTACTGATCTAAGCAAACTGAACATCTACGAAAAAAACAACAGAGAATTTATTCGTTCGTTTACCAGGGGTGCAACTGAGCTTTCGCTTGATGCAGCTGGTCGTGTGCTTTTGCCAAAATCGCTGGTTGATTATGCGGGTATAGGAAGTGATCTTGTGTTGGCTTGTCAGTTAGATCGTATTGAGGTTTGGGATAAAAAATCTTACGAAGATATTTTTGATGATGTACCTGAAAATTTTGCAAATCTCGCTGAACAGGTAATGGGTGGAAAGAAAGGAGGGGTTGATGTCGAATAA
- the rsmH gene encoding 16S rRNA (cytosine(1402)-N(4))-methyltransferase RsmH, which produces MSNNYHVPVMLQPCIDGLNIKPDGVYVDVTFGGGGHSKEILKHLGPKGRLIAFDQDPDAQANVPADARFIFIDQNFGFLKNNLRLKGFKQVDGILADLGVSSHQFDVPQRGFSIRHNADLDMRMDQHRDLTAAEILNTYTEDKLHKIFGIYGEVKNAKSLARAIVTSRLEQPFTDIDSLKSAIAGYIPKGKENKYLAQVFQALRIEVNAEIQVLEDFLMQAADVLKPGGHLVVMSYHSLEDRPVKNFMAKGKFQGEVEKDFFGNQQKPFNVITRKAIIATDEEIAQNNRARSAKLRIAEKI; this is translated from the coding sequence ATGTCGAATAATTATCATGTGCCCGTAATGTTGCAGCCGTGTATTGATGGCTTGAATATTAAGCCTGATGGGGTTTATGTTGATGTAACCTTTGGTGGTGGTGGTCACTCGAAAGAGATTTTGAAACATCTCGGTCCAAAAGGAAGATTGATAGCCTTTGATCAGGATCCTGATGCTCAGGCAAATGTTCCTGCTGATGCCCGTTTTATTTTTATCGACCAGAACTTCGGTTTTCTGAAAAATAATCTCCGTTTAAAAGGTTTTAAGCAGGTTGATGGTATTCTGGCTGATCTTGGTGTTTCCTCTCATCAGTTTGATGTGCCGCAACGTGGTTTTTCCATCCGTCATAATGCAGATCTGGATATGCGCATGGATCAGCACCGCGATTTAACAGCCGCTGAAATATTGAATACCTATACCGAAGATAAGCTGCATAAGATATTTGGGATTTACGGGGAAGTTAAAAATGCGAAATCTCTGGCGCGAGCTATTGTGACTTCGCGTTTAGAACAGCCTTTTACTGATATCGACAGTTTGAAGTCAGCTATTGCCGGTTATATCCCGAAGGGAAAAGAAAATAAATATTTAGCGCAGGTTTTTCAGGCGCTGCGTATAGAGGTGAATGCAGAAATTCAGGTGCTTGAAGATTTTTTGATGCAGGCCGCTGATGTGCTGAAGCCAGGTGGTCATTTGGTGGTGATGTCATATCATTCTTTAGAGGACAGGCCGGTTAAAAACTTTATGGCAAAAGGGAAATTTCAGGGAGAGGTAGAAAAAGATTTCTTCGGGAATCAGCAAAAGCCATTTAATGTAATTACACGCAAAGCGATAATTGCCACTGATGAGGAGATTGCGCAAAACAATAGGGCCCGCAGTGCGAAACTTAGAATTGCAGAAAAGATATGA
- a CDS encoding FtsL-like putative cell division protein produces MNRFREEIEEEEVGPEPELKAVPKRPKTAEEKMDSNSFISKLFNDGLVSKEAATDALPYLCFLALLGMIYIANSHFAVNNVRRIDKLNKEVKELRWEYKSLKADLMFKSKLTEVAKKVDTLGIKELIEPPKKIIVKSDEY; encoded by the coding sequence ATGAACAGGTTTAGGGAAGAGATAGAAGAGGAAGAGGTTGGGCCTGAACCAGAGTTAAAAGCTGTGCCCAAAAGGCCAAAAACTGCTGAAGAAAAAATGGATAGCAATTCATTTATCAGCAAGCTTTTTAATGATGGATTAGTAAGTAAAGAGGCGGCAACTGATGCTTTGCCTTATTTGTGTTTTCTGGCCCTTTTAGGAATGATTTATATCGCCAATAGCCATTTTGCGGTGAACAATGTACGCCGTATTGATAAATTAAATAAAGAAGTAAAAGAATTAAGATGGGAGTATAAATCCCTTAAAGCCGACCTGATGTTCAAGAGTAAATTGACGGAGGTTGCTAAAAAGGTAGATACCCTTGGTATAAAAGAACTGATTGAACCACCAAAAAAAATAATTGTTAAAAGCGATGAATATTAG
- a CDS encoding penicillin-binding protein, with translation MNIRANILLRVYLAFGLIVLFAFAVFLRLGQVQYVQGKKWKAMADSLSTRYVNVEATRGNIYSNDGSLLATSIPEYELRMDMFAGGIADDKVFNEKVDSLGYKLSQIFQDKTAKEYARYLRKGRQDSARYLLIHRKVGYADLKTIRTFPLYNIGKFSGGLIAVQQNKRILPFQALAARTIGYKNENVKNGVGLEGAYKEYINGETGKRLMQRIAGGVYIPVNEEAEVAPKDGADIISTIDVNMQDLAQSALEKQLIKSQADHGTVILMEVATGEIRAVANFSKVEEGVYKEKFNYAIAGNQDPGSTFKLASYMALLEDKLIDTNTMIGTGYYQIPGKLITDSHPKIETVTAKKAFETSSNAAIAKLINMHYGNDPIKFTDHLYDWHLNQKMDLQIPGEAMPVVKNPKTNKSWNKNMTLPQMAYGYEMQLTPLKMLTMYNAVANNGKMVAPIFVKEIRRLGNPIEQFKARVINDKICSDVTLSKIKKMLEGVVTEGSGKQVVYNPLYPIAGKTGTAQVADANKGYKANKQYQASFVGYFPADKPKYSLIVVINDPKGAYYGATVSGPVFREIADRIYASDMQMYNDVPTRLVGNTGTPPTKAGQSKATQKVYKAFGFKPLFASKSEYYNIIDTSAGTVFQENNERKGVMPNVAGMGLKDALYLLGNAGLKTKVFGSGKVISQSIAAGTKVGKGLGVQIELN, from the coding sequence ATGAATATTAGAGCAAACATCTTGCTTCGTGTATATCTGGCATTTGGCTTAATTGTGCTTTTTGCTTTCGCGGTGTTTTTACGCCTCGGTCAGGTGCAGTATGTGCAAGGGAAAAAATGGAAAGCTATGGCGGATAGTCTTTCTACACGATATGTAAATGTGGAAGCTACCCGTGGGAATATTTATTCTAACGACGGGAGTTTGCTGGCTACTTCGATACCGGAATACGAACTGCGTATGGATATGTTTGCCGGTGGCATAGCTGATGATAAAGTATTTAATGAAAAAGTAGATTCGCTGGGATATAAATTATCGCAGATTTTTCAGGATAAAACAGCTAAAGAATATGCACGTTATCTGCGCAAGGGCCGTCAGGATAGTGCGCGTTATTTGTTGATCCACCGTAAAGTAGGTTATGCTGATCTTAAAACCATCAGAACTTTTCCTTTATATAATATTGGTAAGTTCAGTGGCGGTTTAATCGCTGTTCAGCAAAACAAACGGATTCTTCCTTTTCAGGCTCTGGCTGCCCGTACCATTGGTTATAAAAACGAAAATGTTAAAAACGGAGTGGGTTTAGAGGGTGCATATAAAGAATATATCAACGGTGAAACCGGAAAAAGATTGATGCAGCGTATCGCAGGCGGTGTTTACATTCCAGTGAACGAAGAGGCTGAGGTAGCGCCAAAAGATGGTGCTGATATTATCTCTACCATTGATGTAAACATGCAGGATCTGGCACAAAGTGCTTTAGAAAAACAACTGATCAAATCGCAGGCCGATCATGGTACTGTGATATTGATGGAAGTGGCCACGGGCGAAATCCGTGCGGTAGCCAATTTCTCTAAAGTAGAAGAAGGGGTTTATAAAGAAAAGTTTAATTATGCCATTGCAGGTAACCAGGATCCTGGCTCAACTTTTAAACTGGCTTCTTACATGGCGCTTTTGGAAGATAAGCTAATCGATACCAATACAATGATCGGGACAGGTTACTATCAGATCCCTGGAAAGCTGATTACGGATTCACACCCGAAAATTGAAACAGTTACCGCAAAAAAAGCCTTTGAAACGTCTTCTAATGCAGCAATTGCCAAGCTGATCAATATGCATTATGGCAACGATCCGATAAAATTTACCGATCACTTATATGATTGGCATCTGAACCAAAAAATGGATTTACAGATTCCTGGCGAGGCAATGCCGGTAGTTAAAAATCCTAAAACGAACAAAAGCTGGAACAAAAACATGACCCTTCCACAGATGGCTTATGGTTATGAAATGCAGTTGACACCGCTAAAAATGCTTACGATGTATAATGCGGTGGCTAACAATGGAAAAATGGTGGCGCCAATTTTTGTAAAAGAGATCAGAAGATTGGGCAATCCGATTGAACAGTTTAAGGCCAGGGTGATCAATGATAAAATCTGTTCGGATGTTACCCTTAGCAAAATCAAGAAAATGCTCGAAGGGGTAGTAACTGAGGGCAGTGGAAAGCAGGTTGTTTACAATCCATTATATCCGATTGCGGGTAAAACAGGTACTGCCCAGGTGGCTGATGCAAATAAGGGATATAAAGCCAATAAACAATATCAGGCATCTTTTGTTGGGTATTTCCCGGCAGATAAACCTAAGTATTCGTTGATCGTTGTTATCAATGATCCTAAAGGTGCTTATTATGGTGCTACGGTTTCAGGCCCGGTGTTCAGGGAAATTGCCGACCGTATTTATGCCAGCGATATGCAGATGTACAATGATGTACCTACGCGCCTGGTTGGTAATACCGGAACACCGCCAACAAAAGCCGGACAGAGTAAAGCAACTCAGAAAGTATATAAGGCATTCGGATTTAAGCCGCTTTTTGCTTCAAAATCTGAGTATTACAATATTATTGATACCAGTGCGGGAACAGTTTTTCAGGAAAATAACGAGCGTAAAGGTGTAATGCCAAATGTTGCAGGAATGGGACTGAAAGATGCATTGTACCTTTTAGGTAACGCTGGTTTAAAAACCAAAGTTTTTGGATCAGGAAAAGTAATCAGCCAGTCTATTGCTGCCGGAACGAAGGTGGGTAAGGGATTGGGTGTACAAATAGAGTTGAATTAA